In one window of Branchiostoma floridae strain S238N-H82 chromosome 14, Bfl_VNyyK, whole genome shotgun sequence DNA:
- the LOC118431154 gene encoding uncharacterized protein LOC118431154, which produces MAAVEKSVVSETFQGKNDPSLQRKHTEGTTDGSAVLSRYLSSPCAAEAQGTVRFNPRTSYAVVAGVGRQLCPEAGVTDLGSTADGDAAIISSILTGTFQIPKKHVTVLNSRTEHATSGAIKTSLCNDSAKVGENGVLVFYFSGHCMLTKHGDRLFLAPADFRRTINTVITPIDIIKAVEKCTGYIILVLDCCYAGLFAERLITEAEASGLKVCVLASCTGEEKSLSHTELGNGFFTYFLACFLRGVDENWTEGMTSEFPVEGSVQYCRPLCEAMLSLMRPGYGDCANMTPTVAFSSLATIQMYLASPGEDVVDGQQSRQYFALKYLTHTKKEGRRCDLPEVPQSVRRWLAEDASEALRRLHRACALGKEEVYVTAMGMTSQSMAQIMFEDSDSSTSNRSVILQPDLFIFCFFRLSEVLIQIDPDLVPDLCYMEHCLEHYMKKVHDLTQADVEGEEFRDLISLLTRVVSDLNSQGAPLVRARRTPVKTGADTVDGHAENPTVEDIIRSLPPSEVGRIYAVELLED; this is translated from the exons ATGGCGGCTGTAGAGAAAAGTGTGGTGTCAGAAACCTTCCAGGGAAAAAATGACCCTTCACTGCAACGGAAACACACGGAGGGTACTACGGATGGATCAGCGGTGCTGTCCCGGTACCTTAGCTCTCCTTGTGCCGCTGAGGCCCAGGGAACCGTCCGATTCAACCCTCGTACGAGCTACGCTGTAGTCGCAG GAGTTGGGAGACAGCTATGTCCGGAGGCTGGGGTGACGGACTTAGGGTCCACCGCTGACGGAGATGCTGCCATCATCAGTAGTATTCTAACAGGAACATTCCAGATTCCCAAA AAACACGTCACCGTTTTGAACAGCCGTACCGAACATGCAACATCCGGCGCCATCAAGACATCTCTCTGTAACGACTCTGCCAAAGTTGGAGAAAACGGTGTCCTTGTTTTCTACTTCTCTGGACATTGTATGCTGACCAAACATGGCGACAGACTCTTCCTAGCACCGGCCGACTTCAGACGTACTATAAACACTGTGATAACCCCTATAGACATCATTAAGGCTGTTGAAAAATGCACAGGGTACATAATACTTGTCCTCGACTGCTGTTATGCAGGACTGTTTGCTGAACGCTTAATAACTGAAGCGGAGGCAAGTGGGCTGAAAGTCTGTGTGTTGGCTTCTTGCACGGGTGAGGAAAAATCTCTATCGCATACTGAGCTTGGTAACGGATTCTTTACGTACTTCTTGGCTTGTTTTCTGCGCGGAGTTGACGAGAACTGGACCGAAGGCATGACGTCTGAGTTCCCGGTGGAAGGCAGCGTTCAGTACTGCCGTCCTCTGTGCGAGGCGATGCTCTCTTTAATGAG ACCCGGTTACGGCGACTGCGCCAACATGACACCAACAGTAGCGTTCAGCAGTCTCGCCACAATACAGATGTACCTGGCCTCCCCTGGGGAAGATGTGGTAGACGGGCAGCAG TCTCGTCAATATTTCGCGTTGAAATACCTCACGCACACCAAGAAAGAAGGAAGACGCTGTGACCTCCCGGAAGTTCCTCAGTCCGTCAGACGATGGTTGGCCGAAGACGCGTCCGAGGCGCTCCGACGGTTACACCGCGCATGCGCCTTGGGTAAAGAGGAGGTGTACGTCACCGCTATGGGGATGACGTCACAGTCCATGGCACAGATCATGTTTGAGGACAGTGACAGTTCGACTTCAAACAGATCAGTCATTTTGCAA CCGGACCTGTTCATATTCTGCTTCTTCCGCCTGTCGGAAGTTTTAATTCAGATAGACCCGGACCTGGTTCCTGATCTGTGCTATATGGAGCACTGTTTGGAGCATTACATGAAAAAG GTGCACGATCTGACACAAGCAGACGTAGAGGGGGAGGAGTTTCGGGATCTCATCAGCTTACTCACCCGTGTCGTGAGTGACCTGAACAGCCAGGGGGCGCCTTTGGTCAGGGCGCGGAGGACGCCGGTCAAGACGGGGGCAGATACAGTTGACGGACATGCAGAAAACCCTACG GTGGAGGACATCATAAGGAGTCTCCCTCCATCTGAAGTGGGAAGGATCTatgcagtggaacttctggaAGATTGA
- the LOC118430692 gene encoding uncharacterized protein LOC118430692 — MGKRGSAKKKPIWRRSMLCAEELKTDTVLTKTETARAGPIVDAAAPTFPKGYEMSKVNVDILPRQSVQVPIHFVVLLTVFLLSAFLIFCRGSRAKSAGSKSSKAAHSRRSSGATSTNNVASRAVKKVTSDKGKSLDVSNDKKPIKRSISNGSNKKVI; from the exons ATGGGCAAAAGAGGATCGGCGAAAAAGAAACCCATCTGGCGTCGGAGTATGCTGTGTGCCGAGGAACTCAAGACAGACACAGTGTTAACAAAG ACAGAAACGGCGAGGGCTGGTCCCATCGTCGATGCTGCTGCGCCAACATTCCCCAAAGGTTACGAGATGAGTAAG GTCAACGTTGATATCCTTCCACGTCAAAGTGTCCAAGTACCCATCCATTTTGTTGTTCTGCTGACGGTGTTCCTCCTGAGCGCGTTCCTGATCTTCTGCCGGGGCAGTCGCGCCAAGTCGGCGGGCTCAAAGTCATCCAAGGCCGCCCATTCACGTCGATCCTCCGGGGCAACCAGCACGAATAACGTCGCTTCTAGAGCCGTGAAGAAAGTGACCTCGGATAAGGGAAAGAGCTTAGACGTATCTAATGATAAGAAACCTATCAAAAGAAGTATTAGCAACGGATCAAACAAGAAAGTCATCTGA
- the LOC118430552 gene encoding uncharacterized protein LOC118430552 produces the protein MVRIYVRNKGRYDPKTSESPLPFLDVDNPGDVLIKHVRETVKRRINCKLDELYYNNQLLDEDRSVAYSNLQDGTILESCSNPFWAACMYIRLRAVEQEAANNPTDQKKQRWTHQSIVNRAAALGVLFNSNSFERHQPPHLPTLQDLWTCLQTNGRKPVHMSEFTRTALQELQEEFQNIDLHRRDPLASFVHRHAVKLGFRDPNAPGPGDGPVNDGPGSAGPAEQGGNAVGARGNNNKRNGGRRRQTRPRPCDDCEAENATKYCAQCEGGLVLCQPCCDRLHQGRARRHHNIQDVEEAPKAAKSYTPKAYKAPFAMLVALFKGLSQVPQIMSMTADEIKSRAQVFTDTDLSDRAAGKFFGGFDNMQNTLQINGFVQREAGENARFSLLQPGRALAQKCTEFHQAVEELLDMNRVPKVPQLGGSQCGTRRVCLLVDSKEPLCERMTALAHRQGVAAQIRDLPVGDFLWILLPPATGVDYAAVRPDDEQVLPHIVERKTWDDLQHSLSTRRFRNQVEAMKRCGLRDLFYLVEGHPSDMRARPSKEQIQYFENQLLNLEMTDGFLVNRTGTWLKTAQWLLQLTAMAADMHNTGTSGGLITYAEYSTRASSKNFAAPEARPRADYLGVHRWSADKLVDIVFREFHDETNFSDAAKTDLPDIPPTQRSRGSRPLLILHDLEVYNKNSQKFKDRALAEYLNQQAGNRTVREIVDTMLGASVRELIHFDVFCYWQLWLQVHLGCHVKRTETPEETQRLENMYRQNRNNAAPNEALFLDNFLNHNDDDNDDDDDGDYRGGAPLRGRGRGRRAQGRGRGNNRRAPQLPPNNRRVAGSTTVGRRKPSQGRQQDRSNVEMGNDPPLPDLTADIGGMVNARMGGDEGRRLGSLSTDDFAPDSQNEDLMIQQALELSKAETLPATEKYGDADKTEDVNREEEDQLAEALRLSLMEHERQTSTMQEHRIVPDKQQDFENTSNNMSTESLDETDPIEIIDSQEVNETVAETEGSAGKDISLEEPIEIIDSQDTVESVVEEKDYPIEISDDSQNTGASNEAVQDARALELTSSSSDTQEEELSSNVTEKEKPNKTNSEKAHCSIEQVISTTNGFNVEDTSTQESAINKESDVSDSRLFEKSLDLRKSTCEGGAKLEQMQQKSKNDVDVPFGMLKDTTTQSQNGQDAMPFDSNSDKMLNSSDDRSHTCNKEKEDSTTENVEMDPDLALAIRLSQEEAKMAQKRYAEACVEKRVTRSKAKSNASPAATHAVDKPNISKVKREDEPCLENDTGVEEELDPDLALALKLSKDEFIASQKQDEELIRQKASQGQQSNNHTVTNTSVKDSEKVSNKGRQGRNASGQNNSDILSCAISTEQVLQDKPFSFVENSVQEEEFIEENFGQALQPSRQKSDSPEDNENKLKELAASLSGNTGTLNRNESLQDFQDFESQIDDTDQDLCLALKLSEKENSSTASIAGNCGGKNLPMSQKDKDTKQNLQKDFELAVRVAFQEKVDCDRSCSKLSEMDTSRVKEERMDEQCSHDKDFELAKKLQEDLNSKLSEMDTSQVKKEEMKEQCSNDKDLELARKLQEDMNQEALQPENSKSTEAVKVLGGVKSSNAKRKLDLHYEKDLKLARQLEAELNGKPAEVVNSPKRIKVDVDYERDLALARQLEKEKNSSQTQYEKDLELARKLSEELNSKGSGTSSNSSAVGSPNLKRGLTPNSSSSETSEGPAVFRERRRERARSAQQLEDYRRLQAQHYRTSSVGATAAASKSTPASSPCRVSQYASGPPAAETFTMDDDDDDDLPDIPPGLPPHDANPGTSNATWTPPTHQGPSSSSASTSRPSTSDRSDTPACSGTPSTSDGAQAGTPRQNTTTCGACGQQGHNRSSRRCPRYFCEEEVRRRQAQAERRQAKAEAEERDFRSKLGRLEREREESARVRSQLRRQFEEMDRRMREREEDAQAVIQHLDKGRKKRKK, from the exons TCTGGGCGGCGTGCATGTACATCAGACTCCGCGCTGTGGAGCAGGAGGCCGCCAACAACCCAACGGACCAGAAGAAACAGCGCTGGACTCACCAGTCTATCGTGAACAGGGCCGCGGCACTCGGGGTGCTCTTCAATAGCAACAG TTTTGAGAGACACCAGCCACCGCACCTGCCTACATTACAGGACCTGTGGACATGTCTGCAGACCAATGGTCGGAAGCCTGTTCACATGAGCGAGTTCACACGGACAGCGTTACAAGAGCTCCAGGAGGAGTTTCAGAACATTGACCTCCACAGGAGAGACCCCCTGGCATCGTTTGTGCACCGTCATGCAGTCAAGCTGGGCTTTAGGGATCCAAATG CCCCAGGGCCAGGTGATGGGCCCGTTAACGATGGTCCAGGCAGTGCTGGTCCCGCTGAACAGGGTGGGAATGCAGTAGGAGCCagaggaaacaacaacaaaagaaatggTGGGAGAAGGAGACAGACCAGGCCCAGACCATGTGACGACTGTGAAGCAGAGAATGCCACAAAGTACTGTGCCCAG TGTGAAGGAGGGCTGGTACTGTGTCAGCCGTGTTGTGACAGGTTACATCAGGGAAGAGCCAGAAGACATCACAATATCCAAG ATGTGGAAGAAGCTCCGAAGGCTGCAAAGTCTTACACCCCCAAG GCGTACAAAGCACCATTTGCAATGCTGGTGGCTCTTTTCAA AGGCCTGAGCCAGGTACCCCAGATCATGAGTATGACGGCTGATGAGATCAAGTCTCGAGCCCAGGTCTTCACCGATACTGACTTGTCAGACAGGGCAGCAG GAAAGTTTTTTGGTGGGTTTGACAACATGCAGAACACTTTACAGATCAATGGGTTTGTACAGAGAGAGGCTGGAGAAAATGCCAG ATTTTCCCTGCTGCAGCCTGGAAGGGCCCTAGCTCAGAAGTGCACGGAGTTTCACCAGGCAGTGGAAGAGCTTCTGGACATGAACAGAGTTCCAAAAGTACCTCAACTAGGAGG AAGCCAGTGTGGTACTAGACGAGTTTGTCTGTTGGTGGACTCTAAGGAGCCTCTGTGTGAGCGGATGACGGCCCTGGCCCACAGACAGGGCGTGGCAGCACAGATCAGAGACCTTCCTGTAGGTGACTTCCTCTGGATCCTGCTCCCCCCCGCAACTGGAGTGGACTATGCTGCAGTGCGCCCAGATGATGAACAG GTGCTGCCGCATATAGTTGAACGTAAGACATGGGACGACTTGCAGCACAGCTTGAGCACCAGGCGCTTCCGCAACCAGGTGGAGGCCATGAAG AGATGTGGGTTAAGAGACTTGTTCTACCTAGTGGAAGGACATCCATCTGATATGAGGGCACGACCGTCGAAGGAACAAATACAGTATTTTGAG AACCAGCTGCTGAACCTAGAGATGACGGATGGTTTCCTGGTGAACAGGACCGGCACATGGCTGAAGACTGCACAGTGGCTGCTGCAGCTCACAGCCATGGCAGCTGACATGCACAACACAG GTACCAGTGGAGGACTGATAACCTATGCAGAGTACTCCACCAGAGCCAGTAGTAAGAACTTTGCTGCTCCTGAAGCCAGACCCAGGGCAGACTATCTTGGAGTCCACAGGTGGTCAGCTGACAAACTTGTAGACATAGTCTTCAG GGAGTTCCACGATGAGACCAACTTCAGTGATGCAGCCAAAACTGACCTGCCGGACATTCCCCCCACCCAGAGGTCACGAGGGAGTCGACCTCTCCTGATCTTACATGACCTGGAGGTGTACAATAAG AACAGTCAGAAGTTTAAGGACAGGGCCCTGGCAGAGTACCTCAACCAACAGGCTGGAAATAGGACAGTCAGAG AGATAGTGGACACCATGCTTGGAGCCAGTGTGAGAGAACTGATTCACTTTGATGTCTTCTGCTACTGGCAGCTTTGGCTTCAG GTCCATCTAGGCTGCCATGTGAAGAGGACAGAGACACCAGAAGAGACCCAGCGACTTGAGAACATGTACAGACAAAACCGCAACAATGCCGCGCCAAACGAAGCACTCTTCTTGGACAATTTTCTGAACCacaatgatgatgacaatgatgatgatgatgatggtgactATAGAGGTGGTGCTCCTCTCAGAGGGAGAGGCAGAGGGAGAAGAGCACAGGGAAGAGGCAGAGGAAATAATAGAAGAGCACCACAACT ACCTCCCAACAACAGAAGAGTAGCTGGTTCCACTACTGTAGGCAGAAGGAAACCCTCACAAGGTAGACAACAGGACCGTTCCAATGTGGAAATGGGCAATGATCCACCGTTGCCTGACCTCACAGCAGACATTGGTGGTATGGTAAATGCAAGGATGGGAGGCGATGAAGGTAGAAGGCTAGGATCACTTTCCACTGACGATTTTGCACCAGACTCCCAAAATGAGGACCTCATGATACAACAG GCCCTGGAGCTGAGCAAAGCAGAGACCCTTCCAGCAACAGAAAAGTATGGTGATGCAGACAAGACAGAGGATGTTAACAG GGAGGAGGAAGATCAGCTAGCAGAAGCTCTTCGTTTGAGTCTGATGGAACATGAGAGACAGACATCCACCATGCAGGAGCACCGTATTGTTCCTGACAAACAGCAAGACTTCGAAAACACCTCTAACAACATGTCAACCGAGAGTCTAGATGAAACAGATCCCATAGAAATCATTGATTCACAGGAAGTAAATGAAACCGTCGCTGAAACTGAAGGTAGTGCTGGTAAAGACATTTCTCTGGAAGAGCCAATAGAAATCATTGACTCTCAGGACACTGTTGAGTCAGTTGTGGAAGAAAAGGACTATCCTATAGAAATCAGCGACGATTCGCAGAATACAGGTGCTAGCAACGAAGCTGTACAAGATGCCAGAGCGCTAGAGCTTACATCAAGCTCTTCAGACACCCAAGAAGAAGAGTTGTCGTCAAATGTTACTGAGAAAGAGAAACCAAATAAGACAAACAGTGAGAAAGCGCATTGTTCCATTGAACAAGTTATCAGTACAACCAATGGTTTCAATGTGGAAGACACCAGTACTCAAGAAAGTGCAATTAACAAAGAATCAGATGTGTCTGATTCAAGGCTGTTTGAAAAGTCCTTAGATTTAAGGAAATCTACTTGTGAAGGAGGAGCTAAACTGGAACAAATGCAGCAAAAGTCCAAAAACGACGTAGATGTACCATTTGGAATGCTCAAAGACACTACCACCCAAAGCCAAAATGGCCAAGATGCCATGCCTTTTGATTCAAACAGTGACAAAATGTTGAACAGTAGTGATGATAGaagtcatacatgtaacaaggaGAAAGAGGACTCAACTACTGAAAATGTGGAAATGGACCCTGACTTGGCCCTGGCCATCAGACTAAGCCAGGAAGAggcaaaaatggcccaaaaacGATATGCAGAGGCATGTGTAGAAAAAAGAGTCACAAGAAGTAAGGCCAAAAGTAACGCTAGCCCTGCCGCTACCCATGCAGTAGATAAACCAAACATTTCCAAAGTAAAAAGAGAAGATGAGCCATGTTTGGAAAATGATACTGGTGTGGAGGAAGAGCTTGATCCGGACTTGGCATTAGCTCTCAAGTTAAGTAAAGACGAGTTCATAGCTTCTCAGAAACAGGATGAGGAGTTGATACGACAGAAAGCATCACAGGGCCAACAAAGCAACAACCACACAGTCACTAACACTAGTGTTAAGGATTCTGAGAAAGTTAGCAATAAAGGAAGACAAGGCAGAAATGCGAGTGGCCAGAACAATTCTGACATTTTGTCCTGTGCAATATCTACTGAACAAGTGCTACAAGACAAACCTTTCTCCTTTGTGGAAAACAGTGTTCAGGAAGAGGAATTTATTGAAGAAAACTTTGGTCAAGCTTTACAGCCAAGCAGACAAAAAAGCGACAGTCCGGAAGACAATGAAAATAAGCTGAAAGAACTAGCAGCCTCCCTAAGTGGGAACACTGGTACTCTAAACCGTAATGAGAGTTTACAAGATTTCCAGGATTTTGAATCTCAAATCGATGACACAGACCAGGATCTATGCCTTGCACTGAAGCTCAGTGAAAAGGAAAACAGTTCCACAGCTTCCATAGCAGGTAACTGTGGTGGAAAGAACCTACCTATGTCTCAAAAAGACAAAGACACTAAGCAAAATCTTCAAAAGGATTTTGAGCTCGCTGTGAGAGTGGCCTTCCAAGAGAAAGTCGACTGTGATCGCTCTTGCTCTAAGTTAAGTGAGATGGACACTTCCAGAGTAAAAGAGGAGAGAATGGATGAGCAATGCAGTCATGATAAAGACTTTGAGCTTGCAAAAAAGCTACAGGAAGATTTGAACTCAAAGTTAAGCGAGATGGATACCTCCCAAGTAAAAAAGGAGGAAATGAAAGAGCAATGCAGTAATGATAAAGACTTGGAACTTGCAAGGAAACTACAGGAAGATATGAACCAGGAAGccttacaacctgaaaacagcaAATCTACAGAAGCAGTGAAAGTCTTAGGAGGCGTAAAGTCATCCAACGCAAAGAGAAAACTCGATCTTCATTACGAGAAGGATCTTAAACTAGCTAGACAGCTAGAAGCGGAATTGAACGGAAAACCTGCAGAAGTGGTGAACTCTCCAAAAAGAATCAAAGTTGACGTTGATTATGAAAGGGACTTAGCATTAGCTAGGCAACTGGAGAAAGAGAAAAACTCTTCACAGACGCAATATGAGAAAGACTTGGAACTGGCTAGGAAACTCAGCGAGGAGTTGAATTCCAAAGGATCAGGCACTAGCAGTAACAGCAGTGCTGTCGGTAGTCCAAATTTGAAGAGAGGGTTAACTCCCAACAGTAGCTCCTCTGAAACCAGTGAAGGCCCTGCTGTGTTCAGAGAAAGGAGAAGAGAGAGGGCGAGGTCTGcacaacag CTGGAAGACTATAGAAGGCTCCAAGCACAACACTACAGGACATCTTCAGTAGgagcaacag CAGCTGCCTCCAAATCAACGCCAGCATCAAGCCCTTGTCGTGTATCCCAGTATGCATCAGGGCCCCCTGCTGCTGAAACCTTCAccatggatgatgatgatgatgatgaccttcCTGACATCCCACCAGG GTTGCCACCACATGATGCCAACCCTGGTACTTCAAATGCCACATGGacaccaccaacacaccaa GGACCTTCTTCGAGCTCGGCATCTACATCCAGACCAAGCACAAGTGATAGAAGTGATACCCCTGCATGTAGTGGTACCCCTAGTACTTCTGATGGTGCCCAGGCCGGTACCCCCCGACAGAACACCACCACGTGCGGAGCCTGTGGTCAGCAGGGGCACAACCGGTCCAGCAGGCGGTGTCCTCGCTACTTCTGTGAGGAGGAAGTCAGGAGGAGACAG GCACAAGCAGAAAGGAGACAGGCCAAGGCAGAGGCAGAGGAAAGGGACTTCAGGAGTAAGCTGGGCAGACTG GAGCGAGAGCGTGAGGAGTCGGCGCGTGTGCGCTCCCAGCTGAGACGACAGTTTGAGGAGATGGACAGAAGGATGCGGGAGAGAGAGGAGGATGCACAGGCCGTCATCCAACATCTGGACAAGGGCAGGAAGAAACGAAAGAAATAA